The following are encoded together in the Lathyrus oleraceus cultivar Zhongwan6 chromosome 3, CAAS_Psat_ZW6_1.0, whole genome shotgun sequence genome:
- the LOC127127551 gene encoding uncharacterized protein LOC127127551 isoform X1 — translation MQSWVPSHIPPSFSFSFPIKFFTTHTSNPNFKPLFSLFFSSLVSFSSFAMAENLVDGEFWLPLQFLSDDEDGGGLTTPSFSSKEKPSPLFNNGEDTLPYGFASFDFSSPVDSLSGSSETESDEDEKHMAELTRRMARSTLEVDYKASDKNLGRFVSGSPQSTLCAFGSSCRCRKCSSSSHGSPNGVCDVSSSKATWDLLHAAAGEVERMRLNQQCYNSHNKPSPITLPSKNNTVSPNHEMGYFTQHSLSHQQFQIAQFQMLRQQQMVKQNSMWGGVQNQCGGAFENQQPNHTAQNRGRNFGDTNGVDGMRNTNTGALGLSSSAWPTLQHAKQQQFYNQAKQQQQINNQQFGSGMRAVFLGNGSGRRESAGTGVFLPRRVDSPAASRKKPVCSTALVPARVAQALNLNLDEYVVGQPQQHLHLHRFNSISNVDNVAPPRHRGNYALSQQKHINNISRPQPAVSNEISLPKEWTY, via the exons ATGCAATCATGGGTCCCTTCACACATTCCACCTAGTTTCTCTTTTTCTTTTCCTATTAAATTCTTCACAACCCACACTTCAAACCCAAATTTCAAACCTCTGTTCTCTCTGTTTTTTTCGTCTCTGGTTTCATTTTCATCTTTTGCAATGGCTGAAAATTTGGTCGACGGAGAGTTCTGGTTACCACTACAGTTTCTCTCCGACGATGAAGATGGTGGCGGGTTAACCACCCCTTCATTTTCCTCGAAAGAGAAACCTTCTCCGCTCTTCAACAATGGAGAAGATACTCTTCCTTATGGCTTTGCTTCTTTTGATTTCAGTTCCCCTGTCGACTCTCTCAGTGGTTCAAGCGAAACAGAAAGCGACGAGGATGAAAAACACATGGCTGAGTTGACTCGTCGCATGGCTCGTTCCACCCTCGAAGTTGATTACAAAGCCTCTGATAAGAATTTG GGTCGTTTTGTGTCAGGCTCACCGCAATCTACACTATGTGCTTTTGGGAGTAGTTGTAGATGCCGTAAATGTTCAAGTTCAAGCCATGGAAGTCCTAATGGTGTTTGTGATGTTTCTTCTTCAAAGGCTACTTGGGATCTGCTGCATGCGGCTGCAGGGGAAGTAGAAAGAATGAGATTGAACCAGCAATGTTATAACTCTCACAACAAACCTTCCCCTATTACTCTACCCTCCAAAAACAACACCGTTTCCCCAAATCATGAAATGGGTTACTTCACTCAACATTCACTTTCTCACCAGCAATTTCAAATTGCACAA TTTCAGATGCTGAGACAGCAACAAATGGTGAAACAGAACTCAATGTGGGGAGGTGTGCAGAATCAATGTGGGGGTGCATTTGAAAATCAACAACCCAATCATACAGCACAAAACAGAGGAAGAAATTTCGGTGATACTAATGGTGTTGATGGAATGAGAAACACAAACACAGGCGCATTAGGTTTGTCTTCATCTGCATGGCCAACACTTCAGCATGCGAAACAACAACAGTTTTATAATCAAGCCAAACAACAACAACAGATTAACAATCAACAATTTGGGTCTGGAATGAGAGCTGTTTTTCTGGGAAACGGTTCTGGTAGAAGGGAAAGTGCTGGCACTGGCGTGTTCTTGCCTCGTCGTGTTGATAGTCCTGCTGCATCACGGAAAAAACCAG TATGTTCAACTGCGTTGGTTCCAGCTAGGGTGGCCCAAGCCCTAAATCTGAACCTTGATGAATATGTAGTGGGGCAGCCTCAACAGCACTTGCATCTGCATCGTTTTAATTCCATCTCTAATGTGGACAATG TAGCCCCTCCTAGGCATAGGGGTAATTATGCCCTTTCACAACAGAAGCACATCAACAACATCAGCAGGCCACAGCCAGCAGTGAGCAATGAAATCAGCCTTCCTAAGGAGTGGACTTACTGA
- the LOC127127551 gene encoding uncharacterized protein LOC127127551 isoform X2 has protein sequence MQSWVPSHIPPSFSFSFPIKFFTTHTSNPNFKPLFSLFFSSLVSFSSFAMAENLVDGEFWLPLQFLSDDEDGGGLTTPSFSSKEKPSPLFNNGEDTLPYGFASFDFSSPVDSLSGSSETESDEDEKHMAELTRRMARSTLEVDYKASDKNLGRFVSGSPQSTLCAFGSSCRCRKCSSSSHGSPNGVCDVSSSKATWDLLHAAAGEVERMRLNQQCYNSHNKPSPITLPSKNNTVSPNHEMGYFTQHSLSHQQFQIAQFQMLRQQQMVKQNSMWGGVQNQCGGAFENQQPNHTAQNRGRNFGDTNGVDGMRNTNTGALGLSSSAWPTLQHAKQQQFYNQAKQQQQINNQQFGSGMRAVFLGNGSGRRESAGTGVFLPRRVDSPAASRKKPVCSTALVPARVAQALNLNLDEYVVGQPQQHLHLHRFNSISNVDNAPPRHRGNYALSQQKHINNISRPQPAVSNEISLPKEWTY, from the exons ATGCAATCATGGGTCCCTTCACACATTCCACCTAGTTTCTCTTTTTCTTTTCCTATTAAATTCTTCACAACCCACACTTCAAACCCAAATTTCAAACCTCTGTTCTCTCTGTTTTTTTCGTCTCTGGTTTCATTTTCATCTTTTGCAATGGCTGAAAATTTGGTCGACGGAGAGTTCTGGTTACCACTACAGTTTCTCTCCGACGATGAAGATGGTGGCGGGTTAACCACCCCTTCATTTTCCTCGAAAGAGAAACCTTCTCCGCTCTTCAACAATGGAGAAGATACTCTTCCTTATGGCTTTGCTTCTTTTGATTTCAGTTCCCCTGTCGACTCTCTCAGTGGTTCAAGCGAAACAGAAAGCGACGAGGATGAAAAACACATGGCTGAGTTGACTCGTCGCATGGCTCGTTCCACCCTCGAAGTTGATTACAAAGCCTCTGATAAGAATTTG GGTCGTTTTGTGTCAGGCTCACCGCAATCTACACTATGTGCTTTTGGGAGTAGTTGTAGATGCCGTAAATGTTCAAGTTCAAGCCATGGAAGTCCTAATGGTGTTTGTGATGTTTCTTCTTCAAAGGCTACTTGGGATCTGCTGCATGCGGCTGCAGGGGAAGTAGAAAGAATGAGATTGAACCAGCAATGTTATAACTCTCACAACAAACCTTCCCCTATTACTCTACCCTCCAAAAACAACACCGTTTCCCCAAATCATGAAATGGGTTACTTCACTCAACATTCACTTTCTCACCAGCAATTTCAAATTGCACAA TTTCAGATGCTGAGACAGCAACAAATGGTGAAACAGAACTCAATGTGGGGAGGTGTGCAGAATCAATGTGGGGGTGCATTTGAAAATCAACAACCCAATCATACAGCACAAAACAGAGGAAGAAATTTCGGTGATACTAATGGTGTTGATGGAATGAGAAACACAAACACAGGCGCATTAGGTTTGTCTTCATCTGCATGGCCAACACTTCAGCATGCGAAACAACAACAGTTTTATAATCAAGCCAAACAACAACAACAGATTAACAATCAACAATTTGGGTCTGGAATGAGAGCTGTTTTTCTGGGAAACGGTTCTGGTAGAAGGGAAAGTGCTGGCACTGGCGTGTTCTTGCCTCGTCGTGTTGATAGTCCTGCTGCATCACGGAAAAAACCAG TATGTTCAACTGCGTTGGTTCCAGCTAGGGTGGCCCAAGCCCTAAATCTGAACCTTGATGAATATGTAGTGGGGCAGCCTCAACAGCACTTGCATCTGCATCGTTTTAATTCCATCTCTAATGTGGACAATG CCCCTCCTAGGCATAGGGGTAATTATGCCCTTTCACAACAGAAGCACATCAACAACATCAGCAGGCCACAGCCAGCAGTGAGCAATGAAATCAGCCTTCCTAAGGAGTGGACTTACTGA
- the LOC127127551 gene encoding uncharacterized protein LOC127127551 isoform X3, translating into MQSWVPSHIPPSFSFSFPIKFFTTHTSNPNFKPLFSLFFSSLVSFSSFAMAENLVDGEFWLPLQFLSDDEDGGGLTTPSFSSKEKPSPLFNNGEDTLPYGFASFDFSSPVDSLSGSSETESDEDEKHMAELTRRMARSTLEVDYKASDKNLGRFVSGSPQSTLCAFGSSCRCRKCSSSSHGSPNGVCDVSSSKATWDLLHAAAGEVERMRLNQQCYNSHNKPSPITLPSKNNTVSPNHEMGYFTQHSLSHQQFQIAQMLRQQQMVKQNSMWGGVQNQCGGAFENQQPNHTAQNRGRNFGDTNGVDGMRNTNTGALGLSSSAWPTLQHAKQQQFYNQAKQQQQINNQQFGSGMRAVFLGNGSGRRESAGTGVFLPRRVDSPAASRKKPVCSTALVPARVAQALNLNLDEYVVGQPQQHLHLHRFNSISNVDNVAPPRHRGNYALSQQKHINNISRPQPAVSNEISLPKEWTY; encoded by the exons ATGCAATCATGGGTCCCTTCACACATTCCACCTAGTTTCTCTTTTTCTTTTCCTATTAAATTCTTCACAACCCACACTTCAAACCCAAATTTCAAACCTCTGTTCTCTCTGTTTTTTTCGTCTCTGGTTTCATTTTCATCTTTTGCAATGGCTGAAAATTTGGTCGACGGAGAGTTCTGGTTACCACTACAGTTTCTCTCCGACGATGAAGATGGTGGCGGGTTAACCACCCCTTCATTTTCCTCGAAAGAGAAACCTTCTCCGCTCTTCAACAATGGAGAAGATACTCTTCCTTATGGCTTTGCTTCTTTTGATTTCAGTTCCCCTGTCGACTCTCTCAGTGGTTCAAGCGAAACAGAAAGCGACGAGGATGAAAAACACATGGCTGAGTTGACTCGTCGCATGGCTCGTTCCACCCTCGAAGTTGATTACAAAGCCTCTGATAAGAATTTG GGTCGTTTTGTGTCAGGCTCACCGCAATCTACACTATGTGCTTTTGGGAGTAGTTGTAGATGCCGTAAATGTTCAAGTTCAAGCCATGGAAGTCCTAATGGTGTTTGTGATGTTTCTTCTTCAAAGGCTACTTGGGATCTGCTGCATGCGGCTGCAGGGGAAGTAGAAAGAATGAGATTGAACCAGCAATGTTATAACTCTCACAACAAACCTTCCCCTATTACTCTACCCTCCAAAAACAACACCGTTTCCCCAAATCATGAAATGGGTTACTTCACTCAACATTCACTTTCTCACCAGCAATTTCAAATTGCACAA ATGCTGAGACAGCAACAAATGGTGAAACAGAACTCAATGTGGGGAGGTGTGCAGAATCAATGTGGGGGTGCATTTGAAAATCAACAACCCAATCATACAGCACAAAACAGAGGAAGAAATTTCGGTGATACTAATGGTGTTGATGGAATGAGAAACACAAACACAGGCGCATTAGGTTTGTCTTCATCTGCATGGCCAACACTTCAGCATGCGAAACAACAACAGTTTTATAATCAAGCCAAACAACAACAACAGATTAACAATCAACAATTTGGGTCTGGAATGAGAGCTGTTTTTCTGGGAAACGGTTCTGGTAGAAGGGAAAGTGCTGGCACTGGCGTGTTCTTGCCTCGTCGTGTTGATAGTCCTGCTGCATCACGGAAAAAACCAG TATGTTCAACTGCGTTGGTTCCAGCTAGGGTGGCCCAAGCCCTAAATCTGAACCTTGATGAATATGTAGTGGGGCAGCCTCAACAGCACTTGCATCTGCATCGTTTTAATTCCATCTCTAATGTGGACAATG TAGCCCCTCCTAGGCATAGGGGTAATTATGCCCTTTCACAACAGAAGCACATCAACAACATCAGCAGGCCACAGCCAGCAGTGAGCAATGAAATCAGCCTTCCTAAGGAGTGGACTTACTGA